The proteins below come from a single Pradoshia eiseniae genomic window:
- the hutU gene encoding urocanate hydratase: MKHINLYEHYSGPELHTKGWQQEAAIRMLLNNLHEDVAENPTNLIVYGGTGKAARNWHAFEAIIKSLESLDNDETLLIQSGKPVAVFRTHEHAPRVLLANSNLVPAYASWDVFRELDRKGLMMYGQMTAGSWIYIGSQGIVQGTYETFAECARQHFGGTLAGTITVTAGLGGMGGAQPLAVTMNGGVCIAIETDEKRIDRRIETKYADKKTFSLDEAIRMAKKAKQDKVPLSIGLYGNAADILPEMVKRGFIPDVITDQTSAHDPLYGYIPSGMTLEGAAQLRRDNPKEYQNRSTASMAVHVKAMLSMKEKGAVAFDYGNNIRQAAKDAGVAEAFDIPGFVPAYIRPQFCEGKGPFRWVALSGDPEDIFKTDELILREFKENESLCKWIRLARKNIKFQGLPARIAWLGYGERARFGALINEMVEKGELKAPIVIGRDHLDAGSVASPNRETEGMKDGSDAIADWPILNALINASGGASWVSVHHGGGVGMGYSIHAGMVIVADGTKQAAEKLDRVLTTDPGLGVVRHADAGYESAIKTAKDKGIHMPMLDSGAEQYE, encoded by the coding sequence ATCAAGCATATAAATCTTTATGAGCATTATAGCGGTCCTGAGCTGCATACGAAAGGCTGGCAGCAGGAGGCTGCTATTCGCATGCTTTTAAATAATTTGCATGAAGATGTTGCTGAGAATCCCACTAATCTGATTGTATATGGAGGTACCGGGAAGGCAGCGAGAAACTGGCATGCTTTTGAGGCAATTATTAAGTCCCTCGAATCTCTTGATAATGACGAGACTTTATTGATTCAGTCCGGAAAGCCGGTCGCTGTATTTCGCACTCATGAGCATGCTCCTCGTGTGCTGCTCGCTAATTCAAATCTTGTTCCTGCTTATGCGAGCTGGGATGTCTTCCGTGAGCTAGATCGGAAGGGTCTCATGATGTACGGACAGATGACGGCAGGCAGTTGGATATACATAGGTTCCCAAGGAATCGTTCAAGGCACATATGAGACATTCGCTGAATGCGCCAGACAGCATTTTGGCGGAACACTTGCCGGCACTATTACGGTAACAGCTGGTCTTGGCGGTATGGGAGGAGCTCAGCCGTTGGCCGTCACGATGAATGGCGGAGTTTGCATAGCCATAGAGACCGATGAAAAACGGATTGACCGCAGAATTGAGACAAAATACGCTGATAAGAAAACATTTTCTCTAGATGAAGCGATAAGGATGGCTAAAAAGGCAAAGCAGGATAAAGTGCCTCTTTCCATCGGTCTTTACGGAAATGCGGCAGACATTCTGCCAGAGATGGTCAAACGCGGATTTATTCCTGATGTCATTACGGATCAAACCTCGGCACATGACCCTTTATATGGGTATATCCCAAGCGGGATGACGTTAGAGGGAGCTGCCCAGCTTAGAAGGGACAATCCGAAAGAATATCAGAATCGCTCTACCGCCTCTATGGCGGTTCATGTAAAGGCTATGCTCTCTATGAAAGAAAAGGGGGCAGTTGCCTTTGATTACGGGAACAATATCCGCCAGGCTGCCAAGGATGCCGGAGTTGCAGAGGCTTTTGACATTCCTGGTTTTGTTCCGGCCTATATCCGTCCGCAATTTTGTGAGGGGAAAGGACCTTTCCGATGGGTTGCCTTATCAGGAGACCCCGAGGATATTTTTAAAACAGATGAATTGATATTGAGAGAATTTAAAGAGAATGAATCTTTATGCAAATGGATAAGGCTTGCGAGAAAGAATATCAAATTCCAGGGACTGCCCGCACGGATTGCCTGGCTTGGTTATGGTGAAAGGGCTAGATTCGGCGCACTGATCAATGAAATGGTCGAAAAGGGTGAATTAAAGGCACCTATCGTTATTGGACGAGATCATCTGGATGCTGGTTCTGTAGCCTCCCCTAATCGGGAGACAGAAGGGATGAAGGATGGCTCTGATGCAATAGCTGATTGGCCTATTCTAAATGCCTTGATAAATGCGAGTGGCGGTGCTTCCTGGGTATCTGTTCATCACGGCGGCGGAGTCGGTATGGGCTATTCCATTCATGCGGGAATGGTCATTGTCGCAGATGGAACAAAGCAGGCGGCTGAAAAGCTTGATCGAGTTCTCACCACAGACCCTGGTCTTGGTGTAGTAAGGCATGCAGACGCAGGTTATGAAAGCGCTATCAAGACAGCTAAGGATAAAGGCATTCACATGCCAATGCTCGATTCTGGAGCTGAACAGTATGAATAA
- the hutI gene encoding imidazolonepropionase — MNNRPVWIQNIGELATLKSAQTGPRIGEDMNDLGLINNGSVWVEKGRIEAVGTTIEIKEKYESRMEEADVIDAGGRLITPGLVDPHTHFVYGGSREEEFERRLQGYTYMEIMNAGGGIHSTAKKTDDTPYSQLLKESSNRLDLFLHHGVTTIEGKSGYGTALDTELKQLRIMRELNEQHPIDIVSTFMGAHAIPKSFAGREERYVESVINEMIPAVMAEDLAEFIDVFCEKDVFSIEQSRRILLAGKKAGLRAKIHADEIVATGGAELAAQLEAISAEHLLKTELAGMKAMAEAGVIACLLPATALFLGEKPADARTMIDLGVPVAISTDCNPGSSPTVSMPLVMNLACLLMKMTPAEALTAATYNAACAINREDRIGSIEEGKQADLALWNVSSYRELQYFFGVNHIHSVWKRGELVINGFGR, encoded by the coding sequence ATGAATAACCGGCCTGTATGGATTCAGAATATCGGTGAACTTGCCACATTAAAGTCTGCGCAAACAGGTCCGAGGATAGGGGAAGATATGAACGACCTTGGCCTTATAAATAACGGGAGTGTGTGGGTTGAAAAGGGAAGGATAGAGGCTGTCGGAACAACCATAGAGATCAAAGAGAAGTATGAATCTAGAATGGAAGAAGCGGATGTCATAGATGCAGGCGGTCGTCTCATTACACCAGGGCTGGTTGATCCGCATACCCATTTTGTCTATGGAGGCAGCAGAGAAGAGGAATTTGAGAGGCGCCTGCAAGGCTATACCTATATGGAAATCATGAATGCAGGCGGCGGTATTCATTCTACAGCCAAGAAAACGGATGATACCCCATATAGTCAACTGTTAAAAGAATCAAGTAACCGCCTTGACCTTTTCCTTCACCATGGGGTGACGACGATTGAGGGCAAAAGTGGTTATGGGACTGCCCTTGATACAGAACTGAAGCAATTGAGGATCATGCGGGAATTAAACGAACAGCATCCAATCGATATCGTATCAACCTTTATGGGGGCACATGCCATTCCGAAATCCTTCGCCGGCCGGGAGGAGAGATATGTCGAGTCAGTCATAAATGAAATGATTCCCGCTGTCATGGCAGAAGATTTGGCTGAATTCATTGATGTTTTTTGTGAGAAGGATGTCTTTTCGATTGAGCAATCGAGGCGAATTTTGCTGGCAGGGAAAAAAGCCGGATTAAGAGCAAAAATCCATGCGGATGAGATTGTCGCCACAGGGGGAGCGGAACTTGCAGCCCAGCTTGAAGCCATTTCAGCGGAGCATTTGTTAAAGACGGAGTTAGCTGGAATGAAGGCAATGGCAGAGGCAGGCGTCATTGCCTGCTTACTTCCGGCAACTGCGCTTTTCTTAGGTGAAAAACCAGCGGATGCTAGGACGATGATTGATTTGGGAGTCCCTGTTGCAATCTCAACCGATTGTAACCCTGGTTCGTCCCCAACGGTTTCCATGCCGCTAGTCATGAATCTAGCCTGCTTACTGATGAAGATGACACCGGCTGAAGCCTTGACTGCCGCAACTTATAATGCGGCATGTGCGATTAATCGAGAAGACCGTATTGGCAGTATTGAGGAGGGGAAGCAGGCTGATCTTGCCTTATGGAATGTCAGCTCATACCGTGAGCTTCAATATTTCTTTGGCGTTAATCATATTCATTCCGTTTGGAAAAGAGGGGAGCTTGTCATAAATGGATTTGGCAGATAA
- a CDS encoding agmatinase family protein: MDLADNWLREPNWSWNDSLEPSGYVHDWVQRINEVESVPECILYGAPLSKSSISVSGASLYPEVFRRLWKQFAAYNFEEEIDLTSYSVADAGDILMHTTDVAESHRRIEIAAYALNQTFPKSTLCMIGGDHSTTACAIRGLKRSQPNQTIGILQLDTHLDVRDPAEYGPANGTPIRQLIEGGVVRGEHIVNIGLHGYYNTKQLVEYAKRHQIKTYSMKETRKIGVSRLIEQELKRLSSETDLVYVTVDMDVLDISFAPGVPAATPGGMRTEELFEGLLSIGKSPAVKHIDFVCLDPSRDSRIEETCRIGVHAWLQFMTGRIMNKG, translated from the coding sequence ATGGATTTGGCAGATAATTGGCTCCGTGAGCCGAATTGGTCCTGGAATGATTCACTTGAACCATCCGGTTATGTGCATGATTGGGTCCAAAGGATAAACGAGGTAGAATCAGTGCCTGAGTGCATTCTCTATGGTGCCCCATTATCAAAATCATCTATTAGTGTTTCAGGCGCATCCCTTTATCCAGAGGTTTTTCGCAGGCTTTGGAAACAATTTGCCGCTTATAACTTTGAAGAAGAGATTGACCTGACTTCCTATTCAGTCGCTGATGCAGGGGACATACTCATGCACACGACAGATGTGGCTGAATCACACCGGAGGATTGAAATCGCCGCGTATGCCTTGAATCAGACTTTCCCGAAGTCAACCCTTTGCATGATTGGAGGCGATCATTCCACGACAGCTTGTGCTATCCGTGGGCTCAAAAGAAGTCAGCCAAATCAAACGATTGGGATCTTGCAGCTTGATACCCATCTGGATGTACGGGATCCGGCTGAGTACGGGCCTGCTAATGGGACACCAATCCGCCAGCTAATCGAGGGTGGAGTCGTAAGAGGAGAGCATATCGTCAATATCGGTCTGCATGGATACTACAATACTAAACAGCTTGTTGAATATGCGAAGAGGCATCAAATCAAGACATATTCTATGAAAGAAACTAGAAAAATAGGTGTATCCAGGCTAATAGAACAAGAGCTAAAGCGGCTCTCGTCCGAGACAGATCTGGTTTATGTCACGGTTGATATGGACGTTTTAGATATATCCTTTGCACCTGGTGTACCGGCCGCAACACCTGGGGGGATGCGAACCGAGGAGCTGTTTGAAGGGCTGCTTTCAATCGGTAAATCTCCGGCCGTGAAGCATATTGACTTTGTCTGCCTAGATCCTTCACGTGATTCAAGAATTGAAGAGACTTGCCGGATAGGCGTACATGCATGGCTTCAGTTCATGACTGGAAGAATAATGAATAAGGGCTGA
- the hutH gene encoding histidine ammonia-lyase: MIYIDGNTLSLKEIERVLYKDEQVSISQKADKGIFDARNLVEKKLEEGNIVYGLNTGFGKLSETTISNEHVRDLQVNLIRSHACGVGEPVSEPVTRLMLLLRANALAKGYSGVRKELIQLLIDCLNKGVHPVIPSKGSLGASGDLAPLSHLALVLVGEGEAYYHGRRYPGLVALQKAGLNPIRLEAKEGLALINGTQAMAATGVLAYLEGKRLAEYADGIASLTLEGLRGVLDPFLPMTHVVRPFQEQQDVAKRICAYVDGSGLMTRQGEVRIQDAYSLRCIPQVHGAIQQVLSYVEDKLTTEINSATDNPLIFPETDQVISGGNFHGQPLAFAMDFLGIAISELANISERRVERLVNPQLNDLPPFLSPNPGLESGLMITQYVAASLVSENKVLSHPSSVDSIPSSANQEDHVSMGATAARHALSILENARKVLAIEWICAAQAADFRGVDKLAPNTRRLYDHLRKRVAYVNSDRSLSADIDQMAEELKFCTESFLS, from the coding sequence ATGATTTACATTGATGGAAATACCTTGAGTCTTAAAGAGATTGAAAGAGTTTTATATAAAGATGAACAGGTCAGCATTTCACAAAAGGCGGACAAAGGTATTTTTGACGCCAGGAACTTAGTAGAAAAAAAGCTTGAAGAAGGCAATATTGTTTATGGTCTAAATACTGGTTTCGGTAAACTGAGTGAGACGACCATCTCAAACGAGCATGTAAGAGATTTGCAGGTAAACTTGATTCGTTCTCATGCCTGTGGGGTAGGAGAACCGGTTTCAGAACCTGTTACAAGACTAATGCTCTTACTCCGCGCGAATGCATTGGCTAAGGGGTATTCCGGCGTACGAAAGGAACTCATCCAATTATTGATTGATTGCCTTAACAAGGGTGTCCATCCGGTAATTCCAAGCAAGGGTTCACTTGGAGCAAGCGGGGATCTCGCTCCATTGTCCCATTTGGCACTCGTCTTGGTTGGGGAGGGCGAGGCCTATTATCATGGCAGACGATATCCAGGATTGGTTGCCTTACAGAAGGCTGGGCTTAATCCAATCAGGCTTGAGGCGAAAGAAGGACTCGCTTTGATAAATGGTACACAGGCTATGGCAGCGACTGGTGTGCTTGCCTACCTGGAAGGAAAGAGATTGGCTGAATATGCGGATGGTATCGCATCCTTGACCCTTGAAGGATTGCGCGGCGTTTTGGATCCATTCTTGCCGATGACACATGTGGTGCGTCCTTTTCAGGAGCAGCAGGATGTTGCCAAAAGGATTTGTGCTTATGTAGATGGCAGCGGGCTGATGACAAGGCAAGGGGAGGTTAGAATTCAGGATGCCTATTCATTGAGATGTATTCCACAGGTTCATGGGGCGATTCAGCAAGTGCTTTCCTATGTGGAGGATAAGCTTACCACTGAAATCAATTCCGCTACCGATAACCCGTTAATCTTTCCGGAGACTGACCAAGTCATCTCAGGCGGTAATTTCCACGGACAGCCGCTAGCCTTTGCAATGGATTTCCTTGGTATTGCCATCTCTGAGCTTGCTAATATATCGGAAAGGCGAGTTGAAAGACTAGTAAATCCCCAATTAAATGATTTGCCGCCCTTTTTAAGCCCGAATCCGGGACTTGAGTCCGGGTTAATGATTACACAATATGTCGCTGCATCACTCGTTTCAGAGAATAAAGTGCTCTCTCATCCATCAAGCGTCGATTCGATTCCCTCCTCGGCTAATCAGGAAGACCATGTCAGCATGGGGGCTACAGCTGCGAGACATGCACTAAGCATCCTCGAAAATGCACGTAAAGTTCTCGCGATTGAATGGATATGCGCCGCCCAAGCCGCTGACTTCAGGGGCGTCGATAAATTAGCACCCAACACTAGAAGGCTTTATGACCATCTGCGCAAGAGGGTGGCATACGTAAATTCAGATCGCTCGCTTTCTGCTGATATTGACCAAATGGCAGAGGAGTTGAAGTTCTGCACGGAATCTTTTTTATCATAA
- a CDS encoding sulfurtransferase, whose translation MMNKIPLIVSTEWLEEHLNDPKLRVIDATTFMKPLQDGGITLSSGKDSYNVGHIPGAVYADLLHDLSNPGSNLPFTLPERDAFVHHMENLGIGDKDTYTVIYDQGALVGVSVEAPQWAARLRWQLTYEGFENIAVLEGGLQKWKEEGRPLSNATDVYPKADFKGERKKEMLATMEDVIKAMDDDSVILINSLSPEDFKGETDTYPRKGHIPGSVNVFFGCHANPETKTILPNEELKKNFEKTGPLDSDKRVITYCGGGIAATWNALVLEQIGVKNIAVYDGSLNEWASREDLPLVTGSK comes from the coding sequence ATGATGAACAAGATCCCGCTAATTGTTTCAACTGAATGGCTTGAGGAACACCTAAATGACCCAAAGTTGAGGGTTATTGATGCTACCACTTTTATGAAGCCCTTGCAGGATGGGGGAATCACCCTGTCATCCGGTAAGGATTCATACAACGTGGGACATATCCCTGGCGCTGTTTATGCAGATCTATTGCATGACTTATCTAACCCGGGATCAAATCTTCCTTTCACTTTACCTGAGCGTGATGCTTTCGTTCACCATATGGAGAATCTTGGTATCGGGGATAAAGACACCTATACGGTGATTTATGACCAGGGTGCACTTGTAGGTGTTTCTGTGGAAGCACCGCAATGGGCAGCAAGATTAAGATGGCAGCTAACATATGAGGGCTTTGAAAACATTGCTGTTCTCGAGGGCGGATTACAAAAGTGGAAGGAAGAAGGACGTCCTCTTTCTAATGCCACAGACGTATACCCGAAGGCTGATTTTAAGGGAGAGCGCAAGAAAGAAATGCTTGCAACCATGGAGGATGTCATTAAGGCGATGGATGATGATTCCGTTATTCTCATCAACAGCTTATCTCCTGAGGATTTTAAGGGAGAAACAGATACGTACCCGCGGAAAGGCCATATCCCTGGAAGTGTAAACGTCTTCTTTGGCTGCCATGCCAATCCCGAAACGAAGACTATTCTTCCAAATGAAGAGCTGAAGAAGAATTTTGAGAAAACGGGTCCCCTTGATTCAGATAAAAGGGTCATTACCTATTGCGGAGGCGGCATCGCTGCCACCTGGAATGCCCTCGTTTTAGAACAGATTGGCGTTAAGAACATCGCCGTCTATGACGGGTCATTGAATGAATGGGCCTCAAGAGAGGATCTTCCCCTCGTCACTGGCAGCAAATAA
- a CDS encoding YhcH/YjgK/YiaL family protein has protein sequence MIMDQLSNASLYNGVHPRLKKGFAFLMENDLHALPTGKYEIEDDKVFVMIQEYDTKLIEDCRLEAHYQYTDIQYVIKGAERMVYTNKEETEVVEEQKENDVMFLKGDGNHLIVKEGCFAVFMPQDAHMPGVCVEQPESVRKAVVKVLCD, from the coding sequence ATGATTATGGATCAATTATCGAACGCTTCATTATATAATGGAGTGCATCCAAGACTGAAGAAAGGCTTTGCTTTCTTAATGGAAAACGACTTGCATGCTTTACCGACAGGAAAGTATGAGATTGAGGATGATAAGGTCTTTGTGATGATTCAGGAATACGATACAAAGCTCATTGAAGACTGCCGATTAGAGGCGCATTACCAATATACCGATATCCAATATGTCATTAAAGGCGCAGAAAGAATGGTCTATACGAATAAAGAAGAAACAGAGGTAGTCGAGGAGCAAAAAGAGAATGATGTGATGTTCTTGAAGGGTGATGGCAATCATCTTATTGTAAAAGAAGGTTGTTTTGCCGTATTTATGCCGCAGGATGCCCATATGCCGGGTGTTTGTGTTGAACAGCCAGAATCTGTAAGAAAAGCAGTCGTAAAAGTATTATGTGATTAA
- a CDS encoding spore coat protein gives MQEKDIVSDYLSCLNGSLASYAGIIAQTENEELRKTIQQMRDQDEARQYAVFSIAKQKGYYIPAEQATQEEINTVKNQFAQG, from the coding sequence ATGCAGGAAAAAGATATCGTCAGTGACTACTTATCATGCTTAAATGGTTCCTTGGCAAGCTATGCAGGAATCATTGCCCAAACCGAAAATGAAGAATTGCGCAAGACTATCCAGCAAATGCGTGACCAGGATGAAGCCCGTCAATATGCCGTGTTTTCCATAGCGAAACAAAAGGGCTATTATATCCCAGCGGAACAAGCTACACAGGAAGAGATCAATACGGTGAAAAATCAATTCGCACAAGGGTAA